A segment of the Candidatus Cloacimonadota bacterium genome:
CTATTGCTCTGTGCAAGAAAATATGCAAATCAGCTCACGTTTGGGAATGAATGTCCGTTTGGCTCATCCGAAAGGATATGACTTACCGGAAGAAGAAATTGAAAAAGTGAAAAGAAATTGCGAAGCAAATGGAATGAAATTCGAACTGACAAATGATCCTGATAATGGATATGCCGATGACGTAGATTTTGTCTATTCTCGTAACTGGTTTGGTCCCGATTTTTATAAAATCGGTAAACAAGCCGAAATCGAAAGAGCAAGCAAAAAAACCGAATGGGTTTGTAATGAAAAGAGAATGAAAAGAACCAATAATGGCTTGTTTGTTCATCCGATGCCTGTGGATAGAGGAAAAGAAGTTACAGATGAAGTTGCCAGCGGACCTCGCTCTATCATTGTAGATATTGCGGAAAATAGATTGCATATTCAAAAAGCACTAATGGCTATGTCTATCGCCGGGAAAAAAGTAAAAATTTAAAATTATTAGGAGAAATATTCTATGAAAAAGGAAAATAAAAAGCTGATCGTAATCGCCTTAGGTGGAAATGCGATCAAAAAATCAGAAGAAAAAGGAACCTTAGAAGAGCAGCTCAAAAATGTTCAAATGACCTGTAAGCAATTAGTAAAAATCAACAAATTGGGATACAAACAAATCATCACTCACGGAAATGGTCCCCAAGCAGGAAATTTGCTAATCCAACAGGAAGAAGGAATTCCCCTCGTTCCTTCCCAACCGCTTGATGTTATCGGCTCAATGACTCAAGGACAGATCGGATATATGTTCCAGAACACACTTCGAAATTATTTCTTGAAAATAGGCAAAAATATTCCAATCACAACAGAAATTACCCAAGTTCTTGTTGACAAAAACGATCCTGATTTTGATGATCCCTCCAAACCGGTGGGACCTTTTTATACCAAAGAAAACGCTTTAAAATTACAAAAAGAAAAGGGATATATCGTAAAAAAAGTTAAACCAAATGGTGAAAAAACTTGGCGGCGAGTCGTTCCATCCCCTGAACCCATTGATATTATTGAAGCGGATTGTATCAAGGCTCTTGTAGCTGCCCGGGCAATTATTATTGCTGCCGGGGGCGGTGGAGTGCCGGTTATGAAAACAGCAAATGGAACTTACAAAGGTTTGGAAGCGGTAATAGATAAAGACAAAGTCGGAAACATACTCGCTCAAATTGTGGATGCGGATATCTTTTTGATCCTGACCGATGTTCAATTTGCTTATATAAATTACGGGCAAAAAAATGAAGAAGCTCTCAAAAAAATTACTTTGGAAAAAGCAGAAGAACTTTTTGGAGCCGGGCAATTTTTAGCCGGTAGTATGGGACCAAAGATTCAAGCTGCTATCCGATTTGTAAAATCCGGTGGAGATAAGGCAATTATTACTTCCCTTGACCATGCTGTGGATGCACTCGAAGGCAAGACTGGAACGATTATAACAAAATGAAGGATTCATTAGAAAATAAATTGTTTAGAGAAAACAAATCAAATCCAAATTCCAGTTATTTTTACAAATGTTCCACATGCAAAAAAAAATGGAAGCCAGATTTTATCGAACAAAACGATCATTATTTATGCCCGGATTGTTATTCTCAAAACGAATTGGGGATGCCATTAAAAGGCGTTTTACAAGTTTTCTACGACTATGAATTTCTCAAATCGAAATACTCCAAAGGATTTTTTGAAACTATCAATCCCGGAAATATATTTCTTTATCCTGATCTTCTCCCTTTGAAAAGCGGAAACGATTTTTCGCTATTTTCATCTCTCCAGCTCCCCTCCCATTCCCTCCATAAAATCCAAAAAATTAAAGACAACCAAATTTTCTTATTGGATGAAACTCACAACCCGACTTTTTCATATAAAGATAGAGCCTCGGTATTAGTGGCAGCAAAAGCAATCGAATTGGACAAAAAAACCATCTGCACTGCATCCACTGGAAATGCTGCAACTTCCCTCGCTGGAATTTGTGCCAGACTTGGACTTAAATCAAAAATTTTTGTGCCGAAATCTATTCCAAAAGAGAAATTGCTTCAATTACAAATTTACGGAGCTGGCATAATAAAAGTTGATGGCACTTATGATGATACCTTTGATTTGGCGATTGAAAAATCACAAAAAAATGGTTGGTACAACCGCAACACGGCATATAATTCCCTTACAATAGAAGGAAAAAAGTCTGGTGCTTTTGACATCTTTATGCAGATGAATTATTCAGCACCGGATATTGTTTTTGTACCTTCGGGTGACGGAGTTATCCTTGCTGGAATTTATAAAGGCTTTTACGACCTTTTGCAATTAGACTTGATTAAAAAAATCCCCCAAATAATTGCCACACAGGCAGAAGGAAGTTCAGCAATTGTGGATTTTTTGAACACGGGTGAATTTATCTTAAAATCATCTAAAACAGTTGCAGACAGCATATCTGTGGATGCGCCCCGAAACCTTTATCTGGCTGCCGATTGCATCCAAAAAAGCAAGGGAAACGGGATTAAAATTACTGATAATGAAATATTAAAAGCAGAAAAATATCTTGGCAAAAACTTAGGTATTTTCGTGGAACCGTCTGCTGCAGCTGCTTGGGCTGGTTTCAAAAAATATATTAATCAAAACAATGTTTCAAATAAAAAAATAGTTATCCTGCTTACAGGTTGCGGATTAAAAGATTCTAAATCCGCTGAAAAAGCTGTTTCACTCCCCATTTAAAAATGTGTTTTCAACTACAATGATCCAAAAAAAAATCTATGCAATAATACTTGCGGCCGGATATTCTTCCAGATTTTCTATTTTCAAACCTTTGGCAAAATATAAAAGCAAATACTTCATCATTAATATTATTGAAAATCTTTGTTTATATTGCGATGAAATTGTGATTGTTACAGGTTATAAATCCGAGTTTTTAAAAGAGAAAACTGAGAAGGCTTTAATTGATCCAGAAATCAAATCCAAACTAAGGTTTGTTTATAATGAACATTTCCCTGCCGGAATGTTTTCTTCCGTTCAAACTGCTGCAAAATATCTGAATAGAAAAATTGATAACGATGATTGGATTTTGCTTCATCTTGTTGACCAACCGCATATTCCGAAACAAGTTTATAAACGATTGATCCTCTCAACCGAAACTTCAAAAAATGAAATTATTATCCCGAGTTACGAAATGCATTCAGGGCATCCGATATTATTTCGCAAAGAGGTTGTCAAAAAAATTATTTCTTCAACTACTGCAAAAACACTGAAAGATATTATAAAAAAATTTTCAATCGAATATATTTCTGTCGAACAAAAGCAAATTCTTCAGGACGTGGATCTGGATGAGGATGTTGCGAGATTTTTGTAAATTANNNNNNNNNNNNNNNNNNNNNNNNNNNNNNNNNNNNNNNNNNNNNNNNNNNNNNNNNNNNNNNNNNNNNNNNNNNNNNNNNNNNNNNNNNNNNNNNNNNNTCAACTACTGCAAAAACACTGAAAGATATTATAAAAAAATTTTCAATCGAATATATTTCTGTCGAACAAAAGCAAATT
Coding sequences within it:
- the arcC gene encoding carbamate kinase, producing the protein MKKENKKLIVIALGGNAIKKSEEKGTLEEQLKNVQMTCKQLVKINKLGYKQIITHGNGPQAGNLLIQQEEGIPLVPSQPLDVIGSMTQGQIGYMFQNTLRNYFLKIGKNIPITTEITQVLVDKNDPDFDDPSKPVGPFYTKENALKLQKEKGYIVKKVKPNGEKTWRRVVPSPEPIDIIEADCIKALVAARAIIIAAGGGGVPVMKTANGTYKGLEAVIDKDKVGNILAQIVDADIFLILTDVQFAYINYGQKNEEALKKITLEKAEELFGAGQFLAGSMGPKIQAAIRFVKSGGDKAIITSLDHAVDALEGKTGTIITK
- a CDS encoding pyridoxal-phosphate dependent enzyme, with product MKDSLENKLFRENKSNPNSSYFYKCSTCKKKWKPDFIEQNDHYLCPDCYSQNELGMPLKGVLQVFYDYEFLKSKYSKGFFETINPGNIFLYPDLLPLKSGNDFSLFSSLQLPSHSLHKIQKIKDNQIFLLDETHNPTFSYKDRASVLVAAKAIELDKKTICTASTGNAATSLAGICARLGLKSKIFVPKSIPKEKLLQLQIYGAGIIKVDGTYDDTFDLAIEKSQKNGWYNRNTAYNSLTIEGKKSGAFDIFMQMNYSAPDIVFVPSGDGVILAGIYKGFYDLLQLDLIKKIPQIIATQAEGSSAIVDFLNTGEFILKSSKTVADSISVDAPRNLYLAADCIQKSKGNGIKITDNEILKAEKYLGKNLGIFVEPSAAAAWAGFKKYINQNNVSNKKIVILLTGCGLKDSKSAEKAVSLPI
- a CDS encoding NTP transferase domain-containing protein translates to MIQKKIYAIILAAGYSSRFSIFKPLAKYKSKYFIINIIENLCLYCDEIVIVTGYKSEFLKEKTEKALIDPEIKSKLRFVYNEHFPAGMFSSVQTAAKYLNRKIDNDDWILLHLVDQPHIPKQVYKRLILSTETSKNEIIIPSYEMHSGHPILFRKEVVKKIISSTTAKTLKDIIKKFSIEYISVEQKQILQDVDLDEDVARFL